Proteins from one Bacteroides mediterraneensis genomic window:
- a CDS encoding DUF6377 domain-containing protein: MMPYNLIKNLTLFSVLLFGTVFCIAARNNPQEEQLLTELDAALLKYPKYIRQKKAQILELHKYETSTRDNEQKYWINKLLYEAYVSFEADSALIYAQKNLELSQRMGNKERETLWKIYKTYMAASTGLVLSASSDLEQLRPDITTPTLKIEYYAHQIFLAGHILQYAAAPIDWDKHVPQSVREQVNYYARQEQIYRDSLALCLQTGKEQMSLWYQGMALFDTDSLFSLKDTLESVVHKSQMDTRHDAMNAYLLSKIYQKQGIKEKAKYYLVQSALADIKSANQDVASLEELAQIEFQEGEIERAYLYISKCLELAQSYCNRVRLVSISKTQHNILTAYQNLDKSQKSKLRISVFCLGILTFSLIITIFMLKKQIDRINKSRMQINQTNQLLHEQAIEMSKIYEDLEYAHKKEQELNACLKDTNQKLQASNQLKEEYIAYVLSICSNYISLLDKFRGKLKCKLKVHQYEDALALASNQTMTQMELKEFYRTFDTIFLHVYPSFVDEFNQLLLPEERITLAEGEKLNTMLRIYALVRLGISESVKIAEFLHCSTQTVYNIRLKTRNKLIVPKDDFLRLVQNIGKA; the protein is encoded by the coding sequence ATGATGCCATATAACCTTATAAAAAATCTTACATTATTTAGTGTACTCCTTTTTGGAACCGTCTTCTGTATAGCCGCTCGAAATAATCCACAAGAAGAACAACTTCTCACCGAGCTGGATGCGGCATTATTGAAATACCCAAAATACATCCGCCAGAAAAAAGCTCAGATTCTTGAGCTACACAAATACGAAACATCTACAAGAGACAACGAACAGAAATACTGGATCAATAAGCTTCTTTATGAAGCCTATGTATCTTTTGAAGCAGATTCTGCACTGATTTATGCACAAAAGAACCTGGAATTATCTCAAAGAATGGGAAATAAGGAACGGGAGACATTATGGAAAATCTATAAGACCTATATGGCCGCATCTACAGGTCTAGTGTTAAGTGCCTCCAGCGATTTGGAACAACTCCGCCCGGACATAACCACACCCACTCTCAAAATAGAATATTATGCTCATCAAATATTTCTGGCCGGCCATATCCTGCAATATGCGGCTGCCCCTATTGACTGGGATAAGCATGTGCCGCAAAGTGTGCGTGAACAAGTAAACTATTATGCCCGACAAGAACAAATCTATAGAGACTCACTCGCCTTATGCCTGCAAACAGGAAAAGAGCAAATGTCCTTGTGGTATCAAGGCATGGCATTGTTTGACACAGATTCTCTTTTCTCACTTAAAGATACCTTGGAGAGCGTGGTTCATAAATCACAAATGGACACCCGCCATGATGCCATGAACGCCTACTTGTTATCTAAAATATATCAAAAACAAGGTATTAAGGAAAAAGCTAAATATTATCTTGTACAATCAGCCTTGGCAGATATAAAATCGGCCAATCAAGATGTAGCTTCGCTGGAAGAACTAGCCCAGATAGAATTCCAAGAAGGGGAAATCGAACGAGCTTACCTGTACATTTCCAAATGTCTGGAACTTGCCCAATCGTATTGCAACCGTGTACGTCTCGTAAGTATTTCCAAAACCCAGCATAATATACTGACAGCCTATCAAAATCTTGACAAATCTCAAAAATCAAAGCTAAGAATATCTGTTTTCTGTCTTGGCATTTTAACCTTTTCACTGATTATAACCATCTTCATGTTAAAGAAACAAATAGACAGAATAAACAAATCCCGTATGCAAATCAATCAGACCAATCAACTTCTACATGAACAAGCTATTGAAATGTCGAAAATATATGAAGATTTGGAATATGCTCACAAGAAAGAACAAGAATTGAATGCTTGTTTAAAGGATACTAATCAGAAACTACAGGCTTCTAATCAACTGAAAGAAGAATATATAGCTTATGTACTATCCATCTGTTCCAATTACATAAGCTTGCTAGATAAGTTTAGAGGAAAACTCAAGTGTAAACTCAAAGTGCACCAATATGAAGACGCTTTGGCTCTGGCCAGTAACCAAACAATGACCCAGATGGAACTAAAAGAATTCTATCGCACGTTCGATACAATTTTCTTACACGTGTATCCGTCGTTCGTAGATGAGTTCAACCAATTACTTCTGCCAGAAGAACGCATCACTCTGGCAGAAGGAGAAAAATTAAATACAATGCTACGCATTTATGCCTTGGTCAGACTAGGCATTAGTGAAAGTGTAAAAATAGCTGAATTTTTGCATTGTTCTACCCAAACAGTATACAACATACGCCTTAAAACACGCAATAAACTGATTGTGCCGAAGGATGACTTTCTGAGACTGGTTCAAAATATCGGAAAAGCATAA